One stretch of Castor canadensis chromosome 12, mCasCan1.hap1v2, whole genome shotgun sequence DNA includes these proteins:
- the Ankrd39 gene encoding ankyrin repeat domain-containing protein 39, with translation MRSRRMAAPQPCADGSCCSRAGAVPGVQQSLEEMDFERGIWSAALHGDLSRVKYFIQKATDPSQPDSAGYTALHYASRNGHYAVCQFLLESGAKCDAQTHGGATALHRASYCGHTEIARLLLSHGSNPQLVDDDGMTSLHKAAEKGHMDICSLLLQHSPALKAIRDRKARLACDLLPCNSDLRNLLAS, from the exons ATGCGGAGCCGGAGGATGGCGGCGCCGCAACCTTGCGCGGACGGCTCTTGCTGCTCCCGGGCAGGTGCGGTGCCCGGCGTGCAGCAGTCGCTGGAGGAGATGGACTTCGAGAGGG GAATCTGGTCGGCAGCCCTGCATGGAGACCTAAGTCGAGTGAAGTATTTCATCCAGAAAGCCACGGACCCTAGCCAGCCTGACTCAGCTGGCTACACTGCACTG CACTATGCCAGCCGAAATGGGCACTACGCTGTCTGCCAGTTCCTGCTGGAGAGTGGCGCCAAGTGTGATGCCCAGACCCATGGGGGCGCCACTGCTCTGCACCGGGCCAGCTACTGCGGACACACTGAGATAGCACGGCTGCTGCTCTCACATGGGTCCAACCCCCAGCTGGTAGATGATGACGGCATGACCAGCCTACATAAA GCTGCTGAGAAGGGTCACATGGACATTTGCTCTCTCCTGTTGCAACACAGTCCAGCCCTGAAGGCCATCCGGGATCGGAAAGCACGGCTAGCATGTGACCTGCTGCCCTGCAACAGTGACCTACGGAACCTGCTGGCCAGCTGA
- the Ankrd23 gene encoding ankyrin repeat domain-containing protein 23 isoform X1 gives MESEAGLLTGDNSPIKGLSSSASLTGGVKNGGTMDFISIRQLVSGESVGMKMLGFGGGVPDPGGWSSDWRLGPQEAVAREKFKLEEEKRKRLERFNSSRLNLENLKDLENLVQRRREKRLRHRVPPKEEPEPKVELQQAQLVPVDLEMFLKAAAENQEALIDKYLTDGGDPNAHDKLHRTALHWACLKGHSQLVNKLLAAGATVDARDLLDRTPVFWACRGGHLDILKQLLNQGAQVNARDKIWSTPLHVAVRMGRSDCLEHLIECGAHLDTQDKEGDTALHEAVRHGHYKAMKLLLLYGAKLGMQNMASLTPVQLARDWQRGIREALQAHVGHSRTRC, from the exons ATGGAGTCTGAGGCTGGGCTCCTCACAG GAGACAACTCCCCTATAAAAGGCCTAAGCAGCTCTGCTTCTCTTACTGGGGGCGTGAAGAACGGGGGGACCATGGATTTCATCAGCATTCGGCAGTTG GTAAGTGGAGAAAGTGTTGGAATGAAAATGTTGGGGTTTGGAGGTGGAGTTCCTGATCCTGGAGGCTGGTCTAGTGACTGGAGGCTGGGACCCCAAGAGGCCGTGGCCCGGGAGAAGTTCAAAttggaagaagagaagaggaagagg TTGGAGAGATTTAATAGCTCCAGACTGAATCTGGAGAACCTGAAAGACTTGGAAAACTTGGTTCAAAGACGAAGAGAAAAGCGACTGAGACACAGAGTCCCCCCTAAAGAGGAACCTGAGCCCAAGGTTGAG CTACAACAGGCTCAGCTGGTGCCTGTGGACCTGGAGATGTTCCTGAAGGCAGCTGCTGAGAACCAGGAGGCCCTGATTGACAAGTACCTGACAGATGGAGGGGACCCCAATGCCCATGACAAG CTCCACCGTACAGCCTTGCACTGGGCCTGTCTGAAGGGTCACAGCCAGCTGGTGAACAAGCTGCTGGCAGCCGGTGCCACTGTGGATGCTCGGGACTTG TTAGACAGGACACCTGTGTTCTGGGCCTGCCGCGGAGGACACCTGGACATCCTCAAACAGCTGCTTAACCAGGGAGCCCAGGTCAATGCACGGGACAAG ATCTGGAGCACCCCTCTCCACGTGGCAGTGCGCATGGGCCGCTCTGACTGTCTGGAGCACCTCATCGAATGTGGAGCCCACCTGGACACACAGGATAAG GAGGGAGACACAGCTCTCCATGAGGCTGTGCGGCATGGCCACTACAAAGCCATGAAGCTGCTGCTGCTCTATGGAGCCAAGTTGGGCATGCAGAACATG GCCTCCCTGACCCCAGTGCAGCTGGCACGAGACTGGCAGCGAGGTATCCGGGAAGCACTGCAGGCCCATGTTGGGCACTCCCGTACCCGGTGCTGA
- the Ankrd23 gene encoding ankyrin repeat domain-containing protein 23 isoform X2: MDFISIRQLVSGESVGMKMLGFGGGVPDPGGWSSDWRLGPQEAVAREKFKLEEEKRKRLERFNSSRLNLENLKDLENLVQRRREKRLRHRVPPKEEPEPKVELQQAQLVPVDLEMFLKAAAENQEALIDKYLTDGGDPNAHDKLHRTALHWACLKGHSQLVNKLLAAGATVDARDLLDRTPVFWACRGGHLDILKQLLNQGAQVNARDKIWSTPLHVAVRMGRSDCLEHLIECGAHLDTQDKEGDTALHEAVRHGHYKAMKLLLLYGAKLGMQNMASLTPVQLARDWQRGIREALQAHVGHSRTRC, translated from the exons ATGGATTTCATCAGCATTCGGCAGTTG GTAAGTGGAGAAAGTGTTGGAATGAAAATGTTGGGGTTTGGAGGTGGAGTTCCTGATCCTGGAGGCTGGTCTAGTGACTGGAGGCTGGGACCCCAAGAGGCCGTGGCCCGGGAGAAGTTCAAAttggaagaagagaagaggaagagg TTGGAGAGATTTAATAGCTCCAGACTGAATCTGGAGAACCTGAAAGACTTGGAAAACTTGGTTCAAAGACGAAGAGAAAAGCGACTGAGACACAGAGTCCCCCCTAAAGAGGAACCTGAGCCCAAGGTTGAG CTACAACAGGCTCAGCTGGTGCCTGTGGACCTGGAGATGTTCCTGAAGGCAGCTGCTGAGAACCAGGAGGCCCTGATTGACAAGTACCTGACAGATGGAGGGGACCCCAATGCCCATGACAAG CTCCACCGTACAGCCTTGCACTGGGCCTGTCTGAAGGGTCACAGCCAGCTGGTGAACAAGCTGCTGGCAGCCGGTGCCACTGTGGATGCTCGGGACTTG TTAGACAGGACACCTGTGTTCTGGGCCTGCCGCGGAGGACACCTGGACATCCTCAAACAGCTGCTTAACCAGGGAGCCCAGGTCAATGCACGGGACAAG ATCTGGAGCACCCCTCTCCACGTGGCAGTGCGCATGGGCCGCTCTGACTGTCTGGAGCACCTCATCGAATGTGGAGCCCACCTGGACACACAGGATAAG GAGGGAGACACAGCTCTCCATGAGGCTGTGCGGCATGGCCACTACAAAGCCATGAAGCTGCTGCTGCTCTATGGAGCCAAGTTGGGCATGCAGAACATG GCCTCCCTGACCCCAGTGCAGCTGGCACGAGACTGGCAGCGAGGTATCCGGGAAGCACTGCAGGCCCATGTTGGGCACTCCCGTACCCGGTGCTGA